In Fusarium oxysporum Fo47 chromosome XI, complete sequence, the following are encoded in one genomic region:
- a CDS encoding major facilitator superfamily domain-containing protein, translated as MSAPKHPEGSTESPAQNTSQMFELNEKKDYDASNSPVSDDDAHKEIGVGRVEAFNKVLYQSGKKGKILLWLLGISIGLTMFAYALDMGITTTIFGTLAASTFGVHSQLGTVNTAGQIIRAISKPFIGKLADITSRPTTYVVVLAFYAVGFAVAASASGFTAYTVGICFTSVGKSGLDLLSDIIVADLTPLEWRGFFSACLSLPFIVTVPVNGFIADGFYEDWRWGLGMFAILVPALLVPAILTLYTMQRRGEKAGMVTMADSKDVRMGRTEATPKNLTYWAKLAYRGLIDIDIVGLILLGFAFSLILLPITLAKSAKGGWNNPSMIAMIVVGFVVLILFGLYEMYLAPKPMMTKRIVKNRAFVAGVIIHIFNQMASSVRNTYFSSYILIIKEWTTYQWTIFLGITTMGLCLVGPVVGLIHRVSHRYKGLMIFGAAARILGYGLLISPNGMMTQDTARLVAAQLIFCLSSLNVVGARVGVQASVPHDDVASLISIITLWSTLGSSIGSAVATSIWTEEMVAQMHVEMPDVDDTTIATIYGNIKTLKTYDFFDPIRQGSIRAYAIVNGHITIASICLSCIPLIASLFMPNFYLGKQQNAVNNKGLDGEVVDVPDQNGPRDANTTQQEPATFMQKLAALYRK; from the coding sequence ATGTCAGCGCCTAAGCACCCCGAGGGCAGCACTGAGTCCCCCGCCCAAAACACATCGCAAATGTTCGAACTCAACGAGAAAAAAGACTACGACGCGTCCAACTCGCCCGTCTCCGACGATGATGCCCACAAGGAAATCGGTGTAGGAAGGGTCGAGGCCTTCAACAAGGTCCTCTACCAGTctggcaagaagggcaagatcCTGCTCTGGCTTCTTGGTATCTCCATTGGTCTTACCATGTTCGCCTACGCTCTTGACATGGGTATCACGACTACAATCTTTGGAACGCTTGCGGCTTCGACTTTTGGTGTTCATAGTCAGCTCGGTACTGTCAATACGGCTGGTCAGATCATTCGTGCTATTAGCAAGCCTTTCATTGGAAAGCTTGCTGATATTACTTCTCGGCCTACCACTTACGTCGTGGTGCTTGCTTTCTATGCTGTCGGCTTTGCTGTCGCTGCTAGCGCCTCGGGCTTCACTGCCTACACTGTTGGTATCTGCTTCACCTCAGTCGGCAAGTCtggtcttgatcttctcagcGACATCATCGTCGCTGACTTGACTCCTCTCGAATGGCGAGGCTTCTTCAGTGCTTGCCTTTCTCTACCCTTCATCGTCACTGTGCCTGTTAACGGCTTCATTGCTGATGGCTTCTATGAAGATTGGCGATGGGGTCTCGGCATGTTCGCCATCCTCGTTCCCGCCCTTCTCGTCCCTGCCATTCTGACCCTCTATACCATGCAGCGACGTGGTGAAAAGGCCGGAATGGTCACTATGGCCGATTCCAAGGACGTTCGAATGGGTCGCACTGAGGCCACGCCCAAGAACCTGACCTATTGGGCCAAGCTCGCGTACCGTGGTCTAATTGACATCGACATTGTTGGTCTTATTCTGcttggctttgctttctctttGATCCTTCTGCCTATCACCTTGGCCAAGAGCGCAAAGGGCGGATGGAACAACCCAAGCATGATCGCCATGATCGTCGTTGGCTTTGTTgttctcatcttgtttgGTCTGTATGAGATGTATCTCGCCCCCAAGCCCATGATGACCAAGCGCATTGTCAAGAACCGTGCCTTTGTTGCTGGTGTCATTATTCACATCTTCAACCAGATGGCCTCTTCTGTTCGCAACACCTACTTCTCGTCTTACATCCTTATCATCAAGGAGTGGACTACATACCAATGGACCATCTTCCTTGGTATCACTACCATGGGTCTCTGCTTGGTCGGCCCTGTCGTTGGATTGATCCATCGTGTCTCCCATCGCTACAAGGGTCTCATGATCTTTGGTGCTGCTGCCAGGATTCTTGGCTAtggtcttctcatcagcccCAACGGAATGATGACCCAGGACACTGCTCGTCTCGTCGCTGCTCAGCTCATCTTCTGCCTTTCTTCCCTCAACGTCGTTGGTGCTCGAGTTGGTGTCCAGGCCTCTGTTCCCCACGATGATGTTGcttctctcatctccatcatcaccttGTGGTCTACTCTTGGATCCAGTATCGGTAGTGCTGTTGCGACGAGCATCTGGACTGAGGAGATGGTGGCTCAAATGCATGTCGAGATGCCCGATGTTGACGACACCACCATCGCCACCATCTACGGTAACATCAAGACTCTCAAGACGTATGACTTCTTTGACCCCATCCGTCAGGGCTCTATCCGCGCCTACGCCATCGTCAACGGACACATCACCATCGCTTCCATCTGCTTGTCCTGCATTCCTCTCATCGCTTCTCTCTTCATGCCCAACTTCTACCTTGGCAAGCAGCAGAACGCTGTCAACAACAAGGGTCTTGATGGTGAGGTTGTCGATGTTCCAGACCAGAATGGACCGAGAGACGCAAACACGACTCAGCAAGAGCCTGCAACATTTATGCAGAAGCTGGCTGCTCTGTACCGAAAGTAA
- a CDS encoding ferric reductase like transmembrane component-domain-containing protein — protein MRYWRNNAAFILAASFLGLGEVLATSDHCGKACRQTFRTLRFADAPPGVFFTVQECTSLIYQKSLHLCWEIHCAEDIWQAESASMNLTCHDISGSYLPPHNIINNLTDHDIQAITRFNATSPDRSQVYGVLMLPSQPYYELWVRTLEAHDYIWDYHNYYGWAMGIFWGLVIGVGIMNRALGQFFSIQGRNRSWVSRNILLPATLGRRCVQDYGGWGTLPPRMQTLTLILFVLVNIACSIHGYEIFEGYGYYPSVWTQVLRHVSDRTGILSFANFPLIWLFGMRNNIVIWLTGWDFKTYNNFHRWVGRIATLQAVIHSIGYTVIILQRGGWRYFCQIWTFTFWWTGELATIFICLLVGLSVFWVRRKNYEFFLIAHIVLSFWILVTMLGHVSIFSGAYDPLVWVPALIWLLDRIIRGLRIMAFNPKFWETKALITYNEDAHMIRVSVPTSSSLYNIEPGTFYYLMVLNKWNFWESHPFTVATISRSSRCATDNLDEDAPLLNYEPSSRELRPTFEKSHQEMTFLIRPYDSFTSRLKEYAEEERPKPAVVRIALDGPYGKTLPLDRFAKVLFIVGGSGIAVPLSYLEKLTTSSNKPSRIEVHWAVRQSTFAVDVLNHELSDILGNGRVEINIYMTGGDVDDRTACDDTIYRLTKWRSKRLNVEQIIDRALEDGDKESIAVVTSGPAKMADESRCVVTARTVPSLPCIEYFEESFQW, from the exons ATGCGGTATTGGAGGAACAACGCGGCATTCATTCTTGCTGCCAGcttcctcggcctcggcGAGGTTCTGGCTACCTCAGATCATTGCGGGAAAGCTTGCCGACAAACATTTCGAACTCTCCGATTTGCCGATGCCCCTCCAGGCGTCTTCTTCACAGTACAGGAATGCACAAGCCTCATTTACCAGAAGTCGCTTCATCTTTGCTGGGAAATACATTGCGCAGAGGATATTTGGCAGGCAGAGTCTGCCTCAATGAACCTGACATGTCACGATATCAGTGGTTCTTATCTTCCGCCACATAATATCATTAATAACCTCACAGATCATGACATCCAAGCCATCACAAGATTCAACGCCACAAGTCCTGATCGTTCTCAAGTTTATGGAGTTTTAATGCTTCCATCACAGCCCTACTATGAACTTTGGGTCAGAACGCTA GAGGCGCATGATTACATATGGGACTACCACAACTACTACGGCTGGGCTATGGGGATATTCTGGGGCTTGGTCATCGGAGTGGGCATCATGAATCGGGCTTTAGGCCAATTCTTCTCCATTCAAGGTCGAAACAGATCGTGGGTCAGCCGCAATATACTTCTACCTGCAACCCTTGGCAGACGCTGCGTACAGGACTATGGGGGCTGGGGTACCTTGCCTCCGCGGATGCAGACACTGACTCTCATTCTTTTCGTGCTCGTCAACATAGCATGCAGTATACATGGATACGAGATATTTGAAGGCTATGGCTA CTACCCTTCTGTTTGGACGCAAGTGCTGCGACACGTGTCTGATAGAACAGGAATTCTCTCCTTTGCCAACTTCCCGCTGATATGGCTGTTTGGGATGCGGAATAACATCGTCATCTGGTTGACAGGCTGGGACTTCAAGACTTACAACAACTTCCATCGATGGGTTGGCCGGATTGCGACTTTACAGGCCGTGATTCATTCAATTGGATATACTGTTATAATTCTACAAC GTGGTGGTTGGAGGTACTTCTGTCAAATATGGACGTTCACCTTTTGGTGGACTGGAGAGCTG GCCACGATATTCATCTGCCTGCTTGTGGGCTTATCGGTGTTTTGGGTAAGACGTAAGAATTATGAGTTCTTCCTCATTGCACATATCGTCTTATCATTTTGGATCCTCGTTACCATGCTCGG ACATGTGTCAATATTTAGTGGTGCTTACGACCCTCTTGTGTGGGTTCCAGCACTGATCTGGCTACTCGATCGAATCATTCGCGGATTACGAATCATGGCCTTTAACCCAAAGTTCTGGGAGACGAAGGCCCTGATTACCTACAACGAAGATGCACATATGATCCGCGTTTCTgttccaacttcttcaagtctcTACAACATTGAACCAGGGACATTTTACTATCTCATGGTACTTAATAAGTGGAACTTTTGGGAGAGTCATCCTTTCACGGTAGCAACAATATCTCGATCTAGTCGATGCGCTACAGATAACTTGGACGAGGACGCGCCCCTGCTGAACTATGAACCCTCCTCTCGTGAACTGAGACCTACATTCGAAAAGTCCCACCAAGAAATGACCTTCTTGATCCGACCATATGATAGCTTCACTTCACGACTAAAGGAGTATGCCGAAGAAGAGCGCCCAAAGCCAGCTGTAGTACGCATAGCTCTTGACGGTCCGTATGGGAAGACTCTGCCTCTCGATCGCTTTGCAAAAGTTCTCTTCATTGTCGGTGGAAGCGGAATAGCGGTCCCACTGTCGTATCTTGAGAAACTCACGACATCCTCGAACAAGCCGTCAAGGATCGAAGTCCACTGGGCAGTGCGACAGTCAACTTTCGCCGTTGATGTTCTGAATCATGAATTGAGTGATATACTCGGTAATGGCCGGGTGGAGATTAATATCTACATGACTGGCGGCGATGTTGATGACAGAACAGCATGTGATGATACCATCTACAGACTCACGAAGTGGAGGTCCAAACGACTGAACGTCGAACAGATTATTGACAGAGCGTTGGAGGATGGAGACAAAGAGAGTATCGCAGTAGTCACAAGCGGTCCCGCCAAGATGGCTGATGAGAGCAGATGCGTGGTTACGGCAAGGACAGTGCCGTCTTTACCGTGTATTGAGTATTTTGAGGAAAGCTTCCAGTGGTGA
- a CDS encoding tomatinase yields the protein MRLTTIIATFVAFAEATSIPSTGTTSLREEAIKNNLLLGSGAINPSYLNDSQFRAVLSKQFNSLSPENELKWTFVHPAKCQYDWHKLDRLVKFADANNMKVKGHGLLSPCCNPDYLLNITSPEALRAEITNHFEAIMHRYRGKMDRWDVVSEALKTNGSGLAPNHFYDTLGPGWVEDAFRIARAADPDAKLFLNENLVEVQPKKRQELYDMVSALVHKGVPIDGIALQMHITLEPLVPGVIREMVESYRAIGLQVTIAEMDVHTYNVTQQAEIYGDTVKEALDAGITDISFWGFTDKHLYTWLPGAKPLMFNETYYPKSAFYSTHSVLTDFNERL from the coding sequence ATGAGACTCACGACCATCATCGCAACGTTCGTCGCCTTTGCTGAAGCAACCAGCATTCCCAGCACCGGCACTACCTCGCTGAGAGAAGAGGCCATAAAGAATAACCTGCTCTTGGGGTCTGGGGCTATCAATCCATCCTATCTCAACGACTCTCAGTTTCGTGCCGTCCTTTCCAAGCAGTTCAACAGTCTCTCTCCTGAGAATGAACTGAAATGGACCTTTGTCCATCCTGCCAAATGCCAATATGATTGGCACAAGCTCGACCGTCTTGTCAAATTCGCCGATGCCAATAATATGAAAGTCAAGGGCCATGGCCTTCTTTCGCCATGCTGTAACCCGGATTACCTCCTCAACATAACTTCTCCTGAAGCCCTCCGTGCTGAAATCACCAATCACTTTGAGGCCATTATGCATCGGTACCGCGGTAAGATGGATCGATGGGACGTTGTCTCCGAGGCCCTCAAGACCAACGGCAGCGGTTTGGCACCGAACCACTTTTACGACACCCTGGGTCCCGGTTGGGTTGAGGACGCCTTTCGCATAGCCCGAGCAGCAGACCCAGACGCCAAGCTGTTTCTCAATGAGAATCTCGTCGAGGTGCAACCAAAGAAGCGTCAAGAACTTTACGACATGGTTTCTGCACTCGTACACAAAGGCGTCCCTATCGATGGGATCGCTCTGCAGATGCATATCACCCTCGAGCCCTTGGTACCTGGTGTCATTCGAGAAATGGTTGAATCTTACAGAGCAATTGGGCTCCAGGTCACCATTGCTGAAATGGATGTTCATACGTATAACGTAACCCAACAAGCTGAGATATATGGCGACACCGTCAAGGAAGCTCTAGACGCAGGCATCACTGATATAAGTTTCTGGGGCTTTACAGACAAGCACTTGTACACGTGGCTCCCGGGAGCCAAGCCGTTGATGTTCAACGAGACCTATTACCCCAAGAGTGCTTTCTACTCGACCCATAGTGTCCTCACTGACTTTAATGAGAGGTTATGA
- a CDS encoding general substrate transporter: MSWFGYDQGVFSSVLISADFKYWFPETKVASISGIVSSCFALGAFFGAIFAFVCGDKLGRKKTIWVGLLSNLIGAVLQIVSWHLPQMIVGRVINGFGMGITSSTCPVYQAECSKPRVRGKLVVVQSLCNTAAFCLANWMNYALGVRSGPIQWRFPLGFQLLFPCVIAVALLFVPDSPRWLMLKDRHDEALVVIARLAGRNATTEDLDVVTEFRSIQATIQQERNETVSTIDMLRCRDKTQNLRRILLSCGTQFMQQFSGVNALGYYLPTMLQQVLGYSARRSRLLTGVNSTIYLFAAICCLFIIDRFGRRKMMLYGAATMGSCYMIVSMTLLGAKHNPGMKERLGEVTTAFFFIYYFCYGTSFAKVPWVFNSEVNSLGWRTRGAAAATATNWMGGFIVTQFTKTGVDNLNWGFFLLFAGFCYSYFPIVYFLYPETARRTLEDMDQIFIQNPGLIVCRVPELTQRERPQTLITLEQKRVEKAEVAHVTHVD; the protein is encoded by the exons ATGTCATGGTTTGGTTACGACCAG GGCGTCTTCTCATCAGTTCTCATCTCAGCCGACTTCAAGTACTGGTTCCCCGAGACTAAGGTCGCGAGTATCTCTGGAATTGTTTCCAGCTGCTTTGCA CTGGGTGCCTTCTTTGGGGCAATCTTTGCCTTTGTTTGCGGTGACAAGTTAGGGCGCAAGAAGACCATCTGGGTTGGTCTCCTGAGCAACCTCATCGGCGCTGTGCTGCAGATCGTATCATGGCATCTTCCTCAAATGATAGTCGGTCGTGTCATCAACGGATTCGGAATGG GCATAACCTCGTCTACCTGTCCCGTCTATCAGGCCGAATGCTCCAAGCCTCGCGTTCGAGGTAAACTCGTTGTCGTACAGTCCCTATGCAATACCGCCGCTTTTTGCCTCGCCAATTGGATGAACTACGCTCTTGGTGTTCGGAGCGGTCCCATCCAGTGGCGTTTTCCCCTCGGCTTCCAGCTGCTGTTTCCCTGCGTCATCGCCGTCGCGCTACTGTTTGTTCCCGACTCGCCGAGATGGCTGATGCTCAAGGACCGACACGACGAGGCCCTTGTTGTGATAGCACGTCTTGCTGGCAGAAACGCGACCACCGAGGACCTAGATGTCGTGACTGAGTTCAGGTCAATCCAAGCTACAATTCAACAGGAGCGTAATGAGACCGTATCGACGATTGATATGCTCAGATGCCGCGACAAGACTCAAAACCTTCGCAGGATCCTACTATCGTGCGGTACACAGTTCATGCAGCAGTTCTCAGGGGTCAATGCGCTCGGATACTACCTCCCCACCATGTTACAGCAGGTTCTTGGCTACAGTGCGCGCCGAAGTCGCCTTCTTACTGGTGTCAATAGCACTATCTACCTGTTCGCCGCAATTTGCTGTTTGTTCATCATTGACCGCTTTGGTCGCCGAAA GATGATGCTGTACGGAGCAGCGACAATGGGCTCTTGCTACATGATTGTGTCTATGACTCTCCTGGGAGCCAAGCATAATCCGGGTATGAAGGAGAGA CTCGGCGAAGTCACcacagccttcttctttatttacTACTTCTGTTACGGTACCAGCTTTGCCAAAGTACCCTGGGTGTTCAACTCGGAAGTCAACTCACTCGGTTGGCGCACACGGGGAGCTGCAGCTGCCACAGCAACTAACTGGATGGGTGGCTTCATCGTTACTCAATTCACCAAGACGGGCGTTGACAATCTCAATTGGGGCTTCTTTCTCC TATTTGCTGGCTTTTGCTACTCCTACTTCCCGATCGTGTACTTCCTGTATCCCGAAACCGCTCGTCGCACCCTGGAGGACATGGACCAGATCTTTATACAGAATCCAGGCCTGATTGTCTGCCGCGTTCCAGAACTTACGCAGAGAGAGCGTCCTCAGACATTAATTACTCTTGAGCAAAAGCGAGTCGAGAAGGCAGAGGTGGCTCATGTAACTCATGTGGACTAG
- a CDS encoding NAD dependent epimerase/dehydratase: protein MVSSPPAIQYVLVTGATGFIGAHVVDQLLSRGIKVRGATRSLSKGKAMIDVRPEFREKLDFVQIGDFENPEGFVEAIQDIDAVIHVASPFTYDTKDNEKELIIPAINGVDSILKAAATSPKVKRIVITSSFASVLDAGRKAPPYFTYTGDDWNPLSYEESVDPETSAVIAYRGSKKFAELKAWDFIAKEKPSFDLVTLCPPMTFGPIRHPVTNVDALNESNKMLFNIASGETPLPVARVPFWIDVRDLAKAHVEALLRPEAGGKRYIPASPERFTYSKAASIIGSHFAWAADNVSKEVQAPDESHGVDGKTAGRELGLDYIPFTRTVIDLITQVRDMQKS from the exons ATGGTTTCTTCGCCTCCCGCAAT ACAATACGTCTTGGTGACTGGTGCCACCGGGTTTATTGGTGCGCATGTTGTCGACCAACTTCTGTCGCGTGGTATCAAAGTCCGCGGGGCTACTCGATCATTATCCAAGGGGAAGGCCATGATTGATGTGAGGCCTGAGTTTCGAGAGAAGCTTGATTTCGTTCAGATTGGCGACTTCGAGAACCCGGAAGGATTTGTGGAGGCTATTCAGGACATCGACGCCGTTATTCATGTGGCAAGT CCTTTCACTTATGACACCAAAGACAATGAGAAAGAGTTGATTATACCAGCGATCAATGGTGTTGATTCTATCCTCAAAGCGGCGGCTACTTCGCCGAAAGTAAAGCGCATCGTCATCACGTCTTCCTTTGCATCCGTCCTTGATGCTGGGCGCAAGGCACCACCGTACTTCACTTACACTGGCGATGACTGGAACCCTCTGTCTTACGAAGAGTCGGTCGACCCTGAAACAAGTGCTGTAATAGCATACCGTGGATCCAAAAAGTTTGCAGAACTCAAAGCTTGGGACTTCATCGCTAAAGAGAAGCCCTCCTTCGACCTGGTCACCCTTTGCCCGCCTATGACGTTTGGTCCCATACGGCATCCCGTTACGAACGTCGACGCGCTGAATGAGTCAAACAAGATGCTCTTCAACATAGCCAGCGGCGAAACTCCGCTGCCAGTTGCCAGGGTACCATTCTGGATCGACGTTCGCGACCTTGCCAAAGCTCACGTCGAGGCACTTTTGCGGCCTGAGGCTGGCGGAAAGCGGTATATTCCAGCGTCTCCTGAGAGATTTACATACAGCAAGGCCGCCAGCATCATTGGGTCGCATTTTGCCTGGGCGGCAGATAATGTGTCGAAAGAGGTGCAGGCTCCCGATGAGTCTCATGGCGTGGATGGGAAGACGGCTGGTCGGGAATTAGGTCTTGATTACATACCTTTTACAAGGACTGTTATCGACTTGATCACGCAGGTAAGGGACATGCAAAAGTCATGA
- a CDS encoding enolase C-terminal domain-like protein: MPSSKTPLEVDDVTITSFTVTDIRFPTSLDGVGSDAMHIGTNGSHPYIQLHTNHGDLIGEGIAFSNGRGSELICMALNIFAKRVVGKTMHELTRNMGKTWRYMVSDSQYRWIGPEKSVTHLAVAGVLNAVWDLWGKILGLPVWQIVCEMSPEEIVRCIDFRYITDVITPEEATSMLQKTAKGKEERLKEAFDNVAVPAYTTSAGWMAFSGDRMKEVLHETLAQGYKVFKFKVGTSIEADRERLSAVRDVLGYDNDYQMMIDANQVWSVPEAIEYMKHLVEFKPVFIEEPTNPDDVLGHAAIRKALKPYGVGVATGEAAQNRVTFKQLLQAEATDVAQIDAVRLGSVNECLAVMLMALKFNIPCVPHNGAMGLTELTSHLSTIDYVAISGRKSMLENADSHRENLRHPSKIVNTHYVTPLSPGYSTGYTDEALQKYTYPDGKFWTSQIGLKIIAQPTGGEL; encoded by the exons ATGCCATCCTCAAAGACACCGTtagaagttgatgatgtcaccatcaccagcttcaCCGTTACCGACATCAGATTCCCCACTAGTCTAGACGGAGTTGGCTCAGACGCCATGCATATTGGCACGAATGGGTCGCATCCATACATTCAACTGCATACCAATCACGGTGATTTGATCGGTGAAGGGATT GCTTTCAGCAACGGTCGAGGAAGTGAACTCATTTGTATGGCTCTGAACATCTTCGCGAAACGCGTAGTTGGAAAGACAATGCATGAGTTGACTCGCAACATGGGCAAGACCTGGCGATATATGGTCTCCGACTCCCAGTACAGATGGATCGGTCCTGAGAAGAGCGTGACACATTTGGCCGTTGCTGGCGTACTCAACGCTGTTTGGGACCTCTGGGGCAAGATATTAGGTCTTCCGGTATGGCAGATCGTGTGTGAGATGAGTCCCGAGGAGATTGTCCGCTGCATCGACTTCAGGTATATCACCGACGTCATCACACCAGAAGAGGCCACCAGTATGCTTCAAAAGACTgccaaaggcaaagaagagcGCTTGAAGGAGGCATTCGATAATGTTGCCGTGCCAGCCTATACAACATCCGCGGGATGGATGGCATTCTCTGGCGATAGGATGAAGGAGGTGTTGCATGAGACATTGGCCCAGGGATACAAGGTCTTCAAGTTCAAAGTCGGGACCAGCATCGAGGCCGATAGAGAAAGATTGTCTGCTGTGAGAGACGTCTTGGGTTACGATAATGACTACCAGATGATGATTGATGCTAATCAG GTCTGGAGCGTACCCGAGGCTATTGAGTACATGAAGCATTTGGTGGAGTTCAAGCCTGTTTTTATTGAAG AACCCACAAACCCCGACGACGTGCTGGGGCACGCAGCGATTCGCAAGGCGCTGAAGCCGTATGGCGTCGGTGTTGCCACAGGCGAAGCAGCACAAAACAGAGTCACTTTCAAGCAGTTATTGCAGGCTGAAGCAACTGACGTTGCACAAATCGATGCTGTTAGACTCGGTAGCGTTAACGAATGTCTT GCGGTCATGCTGATGGCCCTCAAGTTCAATATCCCATGCGTTCCACATAATGGCGCAATGGGCTTGACAGAACTCACGTCCCATCTCAGCACGATTGACTATGTTGCTATCAGTGGACGCAAGTCAATGTTGGAAAATGCCGACAGCCACCGTGAAAACTTGCGACATCCCTCCAAAATTGTCAATACTCACTACGTCACGCCATTGTCACCAGGTTACTCTACAGGCTACACTGATGAAGCGCTCCAAAAGTATACTTATCCTGATGGCAAGTTCTGGACATCTCAAATTGGTTTGAAGATTATCGCGCAGCCCACAGGTGGCGAGCTATAA